The genomic segment CATATTTACCTATCATTTCCCGATTAAAATTATAGTCCTCTCACTATTTGAATATTATATTCCTTCCTTTACAAATCTTTTTTGATTTAACGGAATTGTGAAACTGTATTATGACCATACTGTATTGATTTTATGTGTCTTAATTCAACTTTTATTTACAACTAACCAAAAACCTGCCTCATGCGGTCGCAATAATAACGAATATTATCCCATTTTGCATCAGGGGGGATACGATGGTCGGGACAAGGAATAAATCCACCCAAATCAACCAAAGGCTTTAGCCTTTCTATCTCACGGTCAACAGCATCTCTATCATGAAGGAATACTACTTTGTTCATTCCTCCGACACCACGCAAACCTTTGCCATATTTTTCTCTCCATGGGGCAATACTTGCGTTCCATGTACCAACTTCTATTGGGAACATGGTGTTCACACCATTATAAAACCATGTGGGAATAAGGGCATCAATACAGCCATCACAATCTAACGAAACAATATCCAATCCATAACTATTACATAACTCTATAATCCTTTTATAATGAGGTCCGACCAATTCATCAAATACTGAGGGGATTACCAGAGGTCCATTCTTAAAACAGATATCTTCCCAAAAATGAGCAAAATCATACTTAGCACCATTTTGTAAGGCTCGTTTCGTATTCTGATAACAAAGTTCTCCATAAGTATCAATCATTTCCTTAAACAAATCAGGGTCATCAGCATAAATATAACTTAATCCCACTACGCCTATAATATTTCTTAGAGAACCTAATAAACTACCGCAATGCAACCCATACAGATAATCACGTTCATCCTTTTTGAGAAATTCTTCTCCTCCCTCTCCAAAAGGTATCATTTTATCATTTACACGAACAAGTGTTTTTAACATTCTATTTTCATTATATTGAAGCCGTGGCAGATAATGTTCTTCCCAATCCTTTCGAGTTTTTAAAAGATGGTCAAACTCTGACGGAATAGAAACCGCTCCCAATTTTTCGAGAACTATAACACCATCTTCATTCTGAACTTTTTTGGAGCCATCGGGTAATTCTTCAATAACTTTTCGTTCAAATAATGGGTCTAAATGGGCATTAGGTTTAAATACCGAATAATAATTAAAATCAAAACCTAACTTCTCACTTAATACAGCATCTACAGGATTCCCATCTATCCATTCTTCTGCTTCTTCTTTAGTAATATATCCTTCATCTGCCCATTTCTTTAACGTCTCGTTCCAAAAACCAAAATGAACTATCGGTAAACGGTCATATGGTTCATACCTCAAAACTGCAAGAGCCCTTTCCCTATGTGTCATATTCATTCTCCTCAATACATTTCTTTAGAAGTTAAATACTTTTTATTTATATTACTATACTATAAAAAAAGGAAAATAAAAAATTAATTCCATCAGATTAAACATTAGTATTACTGTTAAATAACTTCATTCTTTCTTCTTCCATGTCCTACGTGTTCCATTTACCCCATTCCACCAGCGAAACAGTGACAGCTTCTCTATGCCAAAAGCAAAAGGCTTGTGATACTACAAGGTGATGACAGAACCCATGCTGTCACCAATTACATTCATAGTTTGATAAATTAATTCTTTTTGCAATGGAAGCATAATTCGTAGTAATATTATATAAACTGAATTTATAGTTTTATATGACGTTTTATTGATTCCTTTTGCTATTTTATAATAATCATGTTTTTATTTCTATAATAAAAAGGTTTTTACTTGAAAAAATCTTTATATAAAATAGTCATATATTTATTCTTTATTATTCTCTCTATTGGAGGACACGGGGAAGCAACCCAATCAGTGACTGTCCGTTTCTTTGCTATGGGAACAGAGTTCGTTTTTATTATTTATCCTCCCTTTGATGGTATGCTTGAAGAAGATGTTCGTAATTTATGTGAACCTGCTATCACTGCTGTCAATAACCTTGAAAAACATATCAGTCATTACTTACCAGATAATGACCTTGCACGACTAAATCAATCCGCAGGTTCAGGCGTTCTTAAAGTAAACAGCGACCTTTTTGAAGTTATCCGCTGGTCCAAACGATACTGGGAACGCACTGATGGTGCATTTGACCCAAGTGTAGGTCCTTTATTAGACCTCTGGGGATTTTATAGGAAGAACAAACAGGACATTCCATCGGATAATGAAATCTCTGAAGCATTAAAAAAGGTAGGCATGGATAAAGTAATCATCAATGTTGATGAACAATCTGTTGGACTTACAGTCCCCGAAATGCGTCTTGATTTTGGTGGTATAGGGAAAGGGTTAGCTTTGGATCGGGCAAAGGCAATATTAAAAGAACAAGGGATAAAATCGGGTATTTTACATGCAGGCACAAGTTCTATTGTTGCAATAGGTACACCACCTAACCAGGCAGGTTGGAAAATTGGCATCCGTTCCCCTTATAATAAAGATGAAACGATTGAAGAATTTTTAATTAATGATGAATCTCTTTCTACCTCTTCCGTTTCCGAACAATTTTTGGAACGAAAAGGTAAAAAGTATGGTCATATATTTAACCCAAAAACAGGTCGTCCTGTAGATACCAATATTGTGAGTTCAACAGTTATTTGTAAAACAGCGACAGAAAGTGATGCTTTAAGCACATCGTTCTTTGTGCTTGGTATCGATAAAACAAAAGAGTATTGCAAAAAATTTCCTGATGTGAAAGTTTTCCTTGTGTCGGAACATAATAATAAATTAGATAAACAATATATTAACCTTAAACAAAGCGAGGAATAGCCATGAAATCCAATACCTCTCGTAATGTATCTCGTAGAAACTTTATCAAAACAGCAAGTACTGCCACAGGACTGATTATTATGGCAGGGAAAGCCCCGTTTTCCTATGCACTTAATGACAAAGTAAAGGTCGGTTGTGTTGGCTGTGGAGGACAGGGAAGTTTCCATATTAAAGACGGCTTGATGGGCACATCCGACATTGTCATCACTGCGGTATGTGATGCCTATGGTCCTCATCAACGGCTAGCAGTGCAATTAGCTCAAATTTCAAATGCAGGCATTGCACTTGAACCTGGACAAGGATTGACAGAAGAACAACGGCAAAAAGCAATCGCAGCATTCAAACCGAAGAGTTATTATGACTATCGGGAAATGTTAGAGAAAGAAGAATTGGATGCAGTCGTCATTGCGACACCACTCCATACTCATTATCAAATCACTATGGATAGTTTAAGTGCTGGCAAATATGTATTCTGTGAAAAGACTATGTGTTACGAAATTGAACAAGCTCGAGATGTCGTAAAGAAATGCCACGAAACAGGTAAATGGGTTCAGGTAGGACATCAACGGAGGTATAATCCTTTATATAATAAAGCCTTAATGATGATTTGGGAAGAAGGAACTATTGGACGAATCGTACATATTGACGCTCAATGGCATCGCAACAACGATTGGCGACGTCCAATTAACAAAGACCATAAACTTAACTCTCAAGAAGCCCGCTTCATTAAAGATTTGGAACGCTATATGAACTGGCGTCTATACAAAGAGTCATCCAGAGGCTTATTAACAGAATTAGCAACCCATCAATTAGATATCGTTTCTTGGTTCCTTGATGCCGTGCCCAAACGCGTTTACGGTTGTGGTAGTTTAGACTATTGGAGAGATGGACGCGAAATTCACGACAGTATCAATGTCATTTATGAATTTGATATTACACCTGAAAACCGTGGTTATCGTGCTATAAATGCTCGAAGCAGTTATCAGGATAAGATGGCAATTAATCAGCCTTATACAGTTCAATTGATGTATTCCAGTATTACCGCCAATGCGAAAAAAGGATGCAACGAACTCATCCAAGGAGATGAGGGCACCATTGAATTAAGTGAAGAAGGTGGAACGTTCTATCCAGAAGCCACAGCCAAAATTTCATGGGGTGAATCTGGAAGTGCTGAACAAACTGCAACGGTTATCACCTCTGGCGGAACATTGAAGCTCAGCAACAAAGCACTTCAAGAAGGCAAACCGATTGTTGTAGATAATACACGTTCTGTTGACCAACTCCAATTTATGCGGTTCGCAAAAGATATAAAAGAAGGTGGCGTACCAAAAGCAAACCAAATGGTCGGTCTACGGGCTACCGTTATGGCTCTTTCAGGTTATCAAGCAATTGAGGAAAGGCGAATGGTTGAAATTGACCCAGCTCTATATACCTTCGATTTTCCGACACCTGACCCATCAATGGTTAGTTAATTCTATATATTTACACATATAAATTAACGAAATAAAATTATTAACATAAAGAAAGAGAAAGTGATGCCATGAGTAAATCGTGGAAAAGTTACATCCCATGTTTAGTATTTACCCTAGTTCTCCTACCAATCATCTCTATTCCCGCAAAAGATATCTCAGAACCATTACAAAATATTATCGAAAATTATGATAAATATATTGGTAGAGACCTTGTCATAAATAATCGAGCCCCAAATGCAAAAGTTATACGGACACTTCCTCTTTCCTGTCCACCATTCCATTTAAGAGATAAAAATGGTGACATTATTGACCCAACAAAGAATCCAGATGGGACACCAGTTGACCCTAACTTGCCAGTTCAACAGCAAGGCATCCCACGAGCAGTTAGTACCAAACAAACCTGTGGTGCATGTCATCCTTATGACAGAATCACTCATGGCTATCATTTCCAGATGGGTCGTGATGAACTCTATCCGCCTACAGACCCGACAGGTGGAATTCCAAAGGATAAAAGTCCTGGCTTTTTCGGAAAATGGTTATCCTTATACCAACGTGAACTGGTTGGAAAAAATTTTGAAAATCCTGACCAGATAGATATGACTCCTTTCAATTGGATTGTAGATTGTGGAGTGTGTCACCCTGGTGGTGGACCTGCAGAATATGACCGTTCTGGAAAAAATTATGAAAAATTCAAAAAAGCAAATCCTCTGGTAGGCACATTTGGGGACGGCGATTACTACGAATCCCCATGGGAAAAAACTGGAGTTGTCGAAGCAGATTGTTTTATTTGCCATCTTGAAGATTATGAATATTCTATCCGTGCCCAACAGATTAAAAAATGGAATTTTGAATATGCATCGACTGCCGCTGCAGGCTTCGGTTATGTTTGGGGTTCTACCATCGATGGACAACAACCCAAAGTTTATTATAACAAAAGTCTTTTCCGAGCAGATGGAACCGTTCACCTCCATATTCGCCGTCCTACCGACCGCCAATGCATGTTCTGCCATGATATGTCCAGCGTCCAGAAACGAGGGATTTCATGGCATTCTCCATATATGCAAGACGTTCACACAGAACAAGGTTTAAAATGCATCGACTGTCATCATGGCGACATTCGCCATAACTTCGCAAAGGGTAGTTCCTCTATACAAACTATTCGTGATGATTTAGATAACACAACATTATCATGCAAACAATGCCATGACCAACAAGAGAAAGGTGCCCCGTATCCAGAACATAAAGGATTACCTCCTCTGCATCTGGAACGGATTGACTGCACTGCTTGTCATATTACGCATCGTCCTTTCCTCCCTGTATCTATTATCGACCCATTAACTGGGAAAGCCATGACCTTACCTGAAATTCAAGACATGAGTTATTTGGGTGCATCTGAATTTGGTGGTTTTTGGGGATGGATACGTAGTCGAGACGATGCAAACCTCATTTTCCCATATACTAAAGAGCAATTACAGCAAGCCAAAGAATATACTATCTCAAACGATGATAATATCCGCAAATTATTTAAAGACGCTCTCTTAAAAGACTTGCCAGAAGGAGCAATAAAAGTTTCCGATTTTATTCAGCAAAATAATGAACTCGAAAGTCCAGAATCACGTGGATTAATGTTAATTGTATTATCCCAATTAGTTCGACCTGCTAAAGAAGCCTATCCAGTTGTCGTTTTCCGAAATCAGGCATATTCTTATGATACAGGACAAATCAGGGAATTAAAGGCTACACCACAACCAAAACGGCCAGGGGCAACCATCATAGAATCTTCATTTGATTTGGGCAGAAACAAACAGGATGGAAAGATATATGCACAAAACACCCAGGTCTCTACATACTGGGTCTATATCGATAAAGAAGAAGTCCGACCAGTTTTACTAAAAGATATGAAAAAGGCTTATGATTGGTTAACATTACCAGAATATACGTTCCGACTTTATCCATCACAACCTAAGAATGGACAGACCGCTCCGCCACTTCCTGAGAATCCATTAAAACAGGCACAACAACCAGCAACATCAGAAAATACAGGTGCTTTACAAGCACAAGTACCTAACCCAGAAGAAAATACAACTCGCAAAAAAACAGCAGAAGAAATCCGTCAACAAACAGAAATGGAAGAAAACTTAAAAGTAGCTATACAGGAAAAAATAAAAGTATACTCAGCATCTGACGCAAAACCATTAAAAATTTATGATGATAATAACGATACCTTCCCAGAAGTAAACACACAA from the Candidatus Hydrogenedens sp. genome contains:
- a CDS encoding uroporphyrinogen decarboxylase family protein, giving the protein MTHRERALAVLRYEPYDRLPIVHFGFWNETLKKWADEGYITKEEAEEWIDGNPVDAVLSEKLGFDFNYYSVFKPNAHLDPLFERKVIEELPDGSKKVQNEDGVIVLEKLGAVSIPSEFDHLLKTRKDWEEHYLPRLQYNENRMLKTLVRVNDKMIPFGEGGEEFLKKDERDYLYGLHCGSLLGSLRNIIGVVGLSYIYADDPDLFKEMIDTYGELCYQNTKRALQNGAKYDFAHFWEDICFKNGPLVIPSVFDELVGPHYKRIIELCNSYGLDIVSLDCDGCIDALIPTWFYNGVNTMFPIEVGTWNASIAPWREKYGKGLRGVGGMNKVVFLHDRDAVDREIERLKPLVDLGGFIPCPDHRIPPDAKWDNIRYYCDRMRQVFG
- a CDS encoding FAD:protein FMN transferase, encoding MKKSLYKIVIYLFFIILSIGGHGEATQSVTVRFFAMGTEFVFIIYPPFDGMLEEDVRNLCEPAITAVNNLEKHISHYLPDNDLARLNQSAGSGVLKVNSDLFEVIRWSKRYWERTDGAFDPSVGPLLDLWGFYRKNKQDIPSDNEISEALKKVGMDKVIINVDEQSVGLTVPEMRLDFGGIGKGLALDRAKAILKEQGIKSGILHAGTSSIVAIGTPPNQAGWKIGIRSPYNKDETIEEFLINDESLSTSSVSEQFLERKGKKYGHIFNPKTGRPVDTNIVSSTVICKTATESDALSTSFFVLGIDKTKEYCKKFPDVKVFLVSEHNNKLDKQYINLKQSEE
- a CDS encoding Gfo/Idh/MocA family oxidoreductase gives rise to the protein MKSNTSRNVSRRNFIKTASTATGLIIMAGKAPFSYALNDKVKVGCVGCGGQGSFHIKDGLMGTSDIVITAVCDAYGPHQRLAVQLAQISNAGIALEPGQGLTEEQRQKAIAAFKPKSYYDYREMLEKEELDAVVIATPLHTHYQITMDSLSAGKYVFCEKTMCYEIEQARDVVKKCHETGKWVQVGHQRRYNPLYNKALMMIWEEGTIGRIVHIDAQWHRNNDWRRPINKDHKLNSQEARFIKDLERYMNWRLYKESSRGLLTELATHQLDIVSWFLDAVPKRVYGCGSLDYWRDGREIHDSINVIYEFDITPENRGYRAINARSSYQDKMAINQPYTVQLMYSSITANAKKGCNELIQGDEGTIELSEEGGTFYPEATAKISWGESGSAEQTATVITSGGTLKLSNKALQEGKPIVVDNTRSVDQLQFMRFAKDIKEGGVPKANQMVGLRATVMALSGYQAIEERRMVEIDPALYTFDFPTPDPSMVS
- a CDS encoding formate dehydrogenase subunit gamma, with product MSKSWKSYIPCLVFTLVLLPIISIPAKDISEPLQNIIENYDKYIGRDLVINNRAPNAKVIRTLPLSCPPFHLRDKNGDIIDPTKNPDGTPVDPNLPVQQQGIPRAVSTKQTCGACHPYDRITHGYHFQMGRDELYPPTDPTGGIPKDKSPGFFGKWLSLYQRELVGKNFENPDQIDMTPFNWIVDCGVCHPGGGPAEYDRSGKNYEKFKKANPLVGTFGDGDYYESPWEKTGVVEADCFICHLEDYEYSIRAQQIKKWNFEYASTAAAGFGYVWGSTIDGQQPKVYYNKSLFRADGTVHLHIRRPTDRQCMFCHDMSSVQKRGISWHSPYMQDVHTEQGLKCIDCHHGDIRHNFAKGSSSIQTIRDDLDNTTLSCKQCHDQQEKGAPYPEHKGLPPLHLERIDCTACHITHRPFLPVSIIDPLTGKAMTLPEIQDMSYLGASEFGGFWGWIRSRDDANLIFPYTKEQLQQAKEYTISNDDNIRKLFKDALLKDLPEGAIKVSDFIQQNNELESPESRGLMLIVLSQLVRPAKEAYPVVVFRNQAYSYDTGQIRELKATPQPKRPGATIIESSFDLGRNKQDGKIYAQNTQVSTYWVYIDKEEVRPVLLKDMKKAYDWLTLPEYTFRLYPSQPKNGQTAPPLPENPLKQAQQPATSENTGALQAQVPNPEENTTRKKTAEEIRQQTEMEENLKVAIQEKIKVYSASDAKPLKIYDDNNDTFPEVNTQEEIGLFAWALKQTVPYLKDKDLYYLRGTTVFRVTVKGGDNPYEFEFLDMERIGENKPFIAITRYEQKEEPGEFSWDKPKQVWSPVEMRLCSPYEAEIVQIEPKAYPSIMAMAKPLEWTVSHGVEPATRAYGAKGCTDCHSENSSFFMGSMLVDPFSEDGTPKYVTLWSVLGYNISNLKLGAWREGVLKKYAPWIVLIQLLLILIHYVLIGRKEGTPVGKPNVLRFRGYERIAHAIAMISVTFLAITGFCFLMGQHDPLGPWARVWHTWFGYVACAGVIFIFLSWVAFMFPAKGDLRWLLKAGGYLGGVKGHVPAGKFNAGQKILFWLAILASGTCGVTGVVMGLNRGTHFLNQEIYYTIHDISALVMILVLIAHIYLAAFVVPHSLRAIFGGKVSDIWAKEHHSLWAFTVIDEKNNSTEH